In Rhodothermales bacterium, a single window of DNA contains:
- a CDS encoding aldo/keto reductase — translation MIQIDFPGGTMPALGLGTWQLKDDEATEAVAHALDLGYRHIDTAQVYDNERAVGVGLRTADVDRDAVFLTTKVWRDKLKRRALIASTDDSLRRLDTDYVDLLLIHWPNEDVELAETLDALQEVQHRQRTRHIGVSNFPPALFREALAIAPDLVCDQVEYHPYLAQEPLLDVLRAHEMILTAYSPLARGEVFDESVVREIAETHGKSPAQVVLRWHLQQDRVAAIPKAASAAHRASNFDVFDFALSDDEMAQIHSLAREDGRMIDPDFAPDWDAA, via the coding sequence ATGATTCAGATCGACTTCCCCGGCGGGACGATGCCCGCCCTCGGCCTCGGCACGTGGCAACTCAAGGACGACGAGGCGACCGAAGCCGTCGCGCACGCCCTCGACCTCGGCTACCGGCACATCGACACGGCGCAGGTCTACGACAACGAGCGCGCCGTCGGCGTCGGGCTCCGCACCGCGGACGTGGACCGCGACGCCGTCTTCCTCACGACGAAGGTGTGGCGCGACAAGCTGAAGCGCCGCGCCCTCATCGCCTCGACCGACGACAGCCTCCGACGGCTCGACACCGACTACGTGGACCTCCTGCTCATCCACTGGCCGAATGAGGACGTGGAGCTTGCAGAGACGCTCGACGCGCTCCAGGAGGTGCAGCACCGGCAGCGGACGCGCCACATCGGCGTCTCCAACTTCCCGCCCGCGCTCTTCCGCGAGGCGCTGGCCATCGCCCCTGACCTCGTCTGCGATCAGGTCGAATATCACCCCTACCTCGCGCAAGAACCGCTGCTCGATGTTCTCCGCGCGCACGAGATGATCCTCACGGCGTACAGCCCGCTCGCGCGCGGCGAGGTCTTCGACGAGAGTGTCGTGCGCGAGATTGCCGAGACACACGGCAAGAGCCCGGCGCAGGTCGTGCTCCGCTGGCACCTGCAGCAGGACCGCGTCGCCGCGATTCCCAAGGCCGCCTCGGCCGCCCACCGCGCGAGCAACTTCGACGTGTTCGACTTCGCCCTCTCCGACGACGAGATGGCGCAGATTCACAGCCTCGCCCGCGAGGACGGTCGGATGATCGATCCCGATTTTGCCCCGGATTGGGATGCCGCCTGA
- a CDS encoding RNA polymerase sigma factor RpoD/SigA — protein sequence MYVPRQQRMLDQYLQEIGQIPLLKPEEEVDLAQRIKQGEAEALHKLVRANLRFVVSVAKKYQGQGLTLSDLINEGNYGLIKAAQRFDETRGFKFISYAVWWIRQAILQALAEQSRVVRLPLNRIGTISKIRKTSAKLSQVHERNPNIDELAAELEIDPEKVRDALKHTSRHLSMDAPFNEDDDNSLLDVLPNEEEVSPDDYLMDESLKIDIERALSTLHAREAEITRLYFGIGREHPLTLEEIGQRFNLTRERVRQIKEKALRKLRQKHRREELQMHVG from the coding sequence ATGTACGTCCCCCGCCAGCAGCGCATGCTGGACCAGTACCTCCAGGAGATCGGGCAGATTCCTCTGCTGAAGCCCGAGGAGGAGGTGGACCTCGCCCAGCGCATCAAGCAGGGCGAGGCCGAAGCGCTCCACAAACTGGTCCGCGCGAACCTCCGCTTCGTCGTCTCGGTGGCGAAGAAGTACCAGGGGCAGGGGCTCACGCTCTCCGACCTCATCAACGAGGGGAACTACGGGCTGATCAAGGCGGCGCAGCGCTTCGACGAGACGCGCGGGTTCAAGTTCATCTCGTACGCCGTCTGGTGGATCCGCCAGGCTATCCTCCAGGCCCTCGCCGAGCAGAGCCGCGTCGTCCGCCTCCCGCTCAACCGGATCGGCACGATCTCGAAGATCCGCAAGACCAGCGCCAAGCTCTCCCAGGTCCACGAGCGCAACCCGAACATCGACGAGCTTGCCGCCGAGCTCGAGATCGACCCCGAGAAGGTCCGCGACGCGCTCAAGCACACGAGCCGCCACCTCTCGATGGACGCGCCGTTCAACGAGGACGACGACAACTCGCTCCTCGACGTGCTGCCGAACGAGGAGGAGGTCTCGCCCGACGACTACCTCATGGACGAGTCGTTGAAGATCGACATCGAGCGGGCGCTCTCGACGCTGCACGCCCGCGAGGCCGAGATCACGCGGCTCTACTTCGGTATCGGCCGCGAGCACCCGCTGACGCTCGAAGAGATCGGGCAGCGGTTCAACCTGACGCGCGAGCGCGTCCGCCAGATCAAGGAGAAGGCGCTCCGCAAGCTCCGCCAGAAGCACCGCCGCGAAGAGCTGCAGATGCACGTGGGGTAG
- the folP gene encoding dihydropteroate synthase — MSPLPADPFLLDCRGRRLDARPGRAHVMGILNVTPDSFSDGGQFFGHGLDVALRRAETMLGEGAVLIDVGGESTRPRGTVYGEGAAPVGEDEEKRRVLPVIEAVAARFPEALISVDTYKPGVAAAALEAGAHLVNDVTGLRGGDGTARAAARFGAPLVVMHALGEPGAMPHAHAYGDVVEEVKASLAASVRAAEAAGVHDVIVDPGFGFGKSAEENLRLVGRADAFLALGRPVLVGISRKSTIGAVLGQPGTPVPVEDRLFGTLGATAVAVLRGASIVRTHDVRATAEMLRVLMATVTAAADTPATESAAFAEDGR, encoded by the coding sequence ATGTCCCCTCTCCCCGCCGACCCCTTCCTCCTCGACTGCCGCGGCCGGCGGCTCGACGCGCGGCCGGGCCGGGCGCACGTGATGGGGATCCTCAACGTAACGCCGGACTCGTTCTCCGACGGCGGGCAGTTCTTCGGACACGGTCTCGACGTTGCGCTCCGCCGGGCCGAAACGATGCTCGGCGAGGGCGCCGTGCTGATCGACGTCGGCGGCGAGTCGACGCGGCCACGGGGGACGGTGTATGGCGAGGGGGCCGCGCCGGTCGGCGAGGACGAGGAGAAGCGGCGCGTGCTGCCCGTGATCGAGGCCGTGGCGGCACGGTTTCCCGAAGCGCTGATTTCGGTGGATACGTACAAACCCGGCGTGGCGGCGGCGGCGCTGGAGGCGGGCGCGCACCTCGTCAACGACGTCACCGGCCTCCGCGGCGGCGACGGCACGGCGCGAGCCGCGGCACGCTTCGGCGCTCCGCTCGTGGTGATGCACGCGCTCGGCGAGCCCGGCGCGATGCCGCACGCCCACGCCTACGGCGACGTCGTCGAAGAGGTCAAAGCCTCCCTCGCCGCCTCCGTCCGCGCGGCCGAAGCGGCGGGCGTGCACGACGTGATCGTGGACCCCGGCTTCGGCTTCGGGAAGTCGGCCGAGGAGAACCTCCGGCTCGTCGGACGGGCCGACGCTTTTCTCGCGCTTGGCCGGCCCGTGCTCGTCGGCATCTCGCGTAAGAGCACGATCGGCGCCGTCCTCGGGCAGCCGGGCACGCCGGTGCCCGTGGAGGACCGGCTCTTCGGAACGCTCGGCGCGACGGCCGTGGCCGTGCTGCGCGGCGCCTCCATCGTCCGCACCCACGACGTGCGCGCGACGGCGGAGATGCTCCGCGTGCTGATGGCGACGGTGACCGCCGCGGCCGACACCCCGGCGACCGAATCGGCCGCATTCGCGGAGGACGGCCGGTGA
- the cdaA gene encoding diadenylate cyclase CdaA, whose protein sequence is MTLAINIGFIPFDWQDLLDVLIVAFLVYQLYRLIRGTIAVQVSFILLGIYIVDVLVRAAGLTTLRALFGAISEVFVLAVIILFQPEIRRLLFMLGRNPLVRRFVATPAREKAVNEFVAAATEMSENRIGSLTAFARSSGLRNYAESGTPINADVERDLLTSVFFPNSPLHDGAVIIEDQKIAAARCILPVSEARRLDPHLGLRHRAAVGLTERTDAFVVVTSEETGRISVAENGIIHTGLTPQELRTRLTEALVQRNPDEPPPPATDDLDGA, encoded by the coding sequence GTGACCCTCGCCATCAACATCGGCTTCATCCCGTTCGACTGGCAGGACCTCCTCGACGTCCTCATCGTCGCGTTCCTCGTCTACCAGCTCTACCGGCTGATCCGCGGGACGATCGCGGTGCAGGTCTCGTTCATCCTGCTCGGCATCTACATCGTGGACGTGCTCGTGCGCGCCGCCGGGCTGACCACGCTGCGGGCGCTCTTCGGTGCGATCAGCGAGGTGTTCGTCCTCGCCGTCATCATCCTCTTCCAGCCCGAGATCCGGCGGCTCCTCTTCATGCTCGGCCGCAACCCGCTCGTCCGCCGCTTCGTGGCGACGCCGGCGCGCGAGAAGGCCGTCAACGAGTTCGTCGCCGCCGCCACCGAGATGTCGGAGAACCGGATCGGCTCGCTGACGGCGTTCGCGCGGTCGTCCGGCCTGCGGAACTACGCCGAGAGCGGGACGCCGATCAACGCCGACGTCGAGCGCGACCTCCTCACGAGCGTGTTCTTCCCGAACTCCCCGCTCCACGACGGCGCCGTGATCATCGAGGACCAGAAGATCGCGGCGGCGCGGTGCATCCTCCCCGTCTCCGAAGCGCGCCGGCTCGACCCCCACCTCGGCCTCCGCCACCGCGCCGCCGTCGGGCTGACGGAGCGGACGGATGCGTTCGTCGTGGTGACGAGCGAGGAGACCGGGAGGATATCGGTCGCGGAGAACGGCATCATCCACACCGGGCTCACGCCGCAGGAGCTCCGCACCCGCCTCACCGAAGCCCTCGTCCAGCGCAACCCCGACGAGCCCCCGCCGCCCGCCACGGACGATCTCGACGGGGCCTGA
- a CDS encoding protein-L-isoaspartate(D-aspartate) O-methyltransferase → MPPRTYDRQRNALVALLREKGITDERVLRAIAAVPRHEFVEAALQHRAYKDEALPIGLKQTISQPFTVAYQSALLGVGSGDKVLEIGTGSGYQAAVLCELGARVFSIERHGPLLERTQTVLDRLGYRALTRHGDGTLGWSAPAPYDGIVVTAGGTEVPDALLEQLRPGTPGTPGGRLVIPVGDADKQTMLRITRTGPEHFHREEFLDFRFVPLVAEDGGR, encoded by the coding sequence ATGCCGCCCCGCACGTACGACCGCCAGCGCAACGCCCTCGTCGCCCTCCTCCGCGAGAAGGGGATCACGGACGAGCGCGTGCTCCGCGCCATCGCGGCCGTGCCCCGCCACGAGTTCGTCGAGGCCGCGCTGCAGCACCGGGCCTACAAGGACGAAGCCCTGCCGATCGGGCTGAAGCAGACGATCTCGCAGCCGTTCACCGTGGCGTATCAGTCCGCCCTCCTCGGCGTCGGCTCGGGCGACAAGGTGCTGGAGATCGGGACGGGCAGCGGCTACCAGGCCGCCGTCCTCTGCGAGCTCGGCGCGCGCGTGTTCTCGATCGAGCGCCACGGCCCGCTCCTCGAACGGACCCAGACCGTGCTCGACCGCCTCGGCTACCGCGCCCTCACCCGCCACGGCGACGGCACGCTCGGCTGGTCCGCCCCCGCCCCGTACGACGGCATCGTGGTGACGGCAGGCGGCACCGAAGTCCCCGACGCCCTCCTCGAGCAGCTCCGTCCCGGCACGCCCGGCACCCCTGGCGGTCGGCTCGTCATCCCCGTCGGCGACGCCGACAAGCAGACGATGCTGCGCATCACGCGCACCGGCCCCGAGCACTTCCACCGCGAGGAGTTCCTCGACTTCCGCTTCGTCCCGCTCGTCGCCGAAGACGGCGGCCGCTGA
- a CDS encoding DUF368 domain-containing protein: protein MASPTSRPRALFTHFTQGLLMGSADIIPGVSGGTMALIVGIYKNLIAAIGDAVTVVLLLVRGRGREAMRQFAALEWSLLLPVVGGILLAIALGSLFIPELLDRYPVECRALFFGLVAASLVIPWRERREHRASHYAIALAGAVIAFVLVGLPRSADAADPSLLRIGLTAAVAINAMILPGVSGAFLLEVLGLYRTTLEALRALDVVYVAAFALGAAVGLGAAAKALSWLLDRHHDLTMAVLVGLLAGSLRALWPWVGRIAHVHSDGTTTYVPDPSVLLAPGEGWPLALGLALLGFAFVTALAWIGRRRIATGDETLAREHDDVHA, encoded by the coding sequence ATGGCTTCCCCGACCTCGCGCCCCCGCGCGCTCTTCACCCACTTCACGCAGGGCCTGCTGATGGGCTCGGCGGACATCATCCCCGGAGTCAGCGGCGGGACGATGGCGCTCATCGTCGGGATCTACAAAAACCTCATCGCCGCGATCGGCGATGCCGTCACGGTGGTGCTGCTGCTCGTGCGCGGCCGGGGGCGCGAGGCGATGCGCCAGTTCGCGGCGCTCGAATGGTCGCTCCTGCTGCCCGTCGTCGGCGGGATCCTGCTCGCGATCGCGCTCGGGTCGCTCTTCATCCCCGAACTGCTGGACCGCTACCCGGTCGAGTGCCGGGCGCTGTTCTTCGGGCTCGTCGCGGCCTCGCTCGTGATCCCGTGGCGCGAGCGGCGAGAGCACCGCGCCTCGCATTACGCGATCGCCCTCGCCGGGGCCGTCATCGCGTTCGTGCTCGTCGGCCTCCCGCGCAGCGCCGACGCGGCCGACCCGTCGCTCCTACGCATCGGGCTGACGGCGGCCGTCGCCATCAACGCGATGATCCTGCCGGGTGTGAGCGGGGCGTTCCTGCTCGAAGTGCTCGGGCTTTACCGGACGACGCTGGAGGCGCTGCGCGCGCTCGACGTGGTCTACGTCGCCGCGTTCGCCCTCGGCGCGGCCGTCGGCCTCGGCGCCGCCGCGAAAGCGCTCTCGTGGCTGCTCGACCGCCACCACGACCTCACAATGGCCGTGCTCGTCGGCCTCCTCGCGGGCTCGCTGCGGGCGCTCTGGCCGTGGGTCGGCCGCATCGCCCACGTCCACTCGGACGGGACGACGACGTACGTCCCGGACCCGTCGGTCCTCCTCGCGCCGGGCGAGGGCTGGCCGCTCGCGCTCGGCCTCGCGCTCCTCGGCTTCGCGTTCGTGACGGCCCTGGCGTGGATCGGCCGCCGCCGCATCGCCACCGGCGACGAGACCCTCGCCCGCGAGCACGACGACGTGCACGCCTGA
- a CDS encoding EutN/CcmL family microcompartment protein, translating into MNLGHVIGSVWATQKDPSLEGKRMLLVQPLHFDGSLKGGPIVSLDTVDAGVGDTVIFVTSAEAAIPFKPKNDLTATDATIVGVVDEVNRPSMR; encoded by the coding sequence ATGAACCTCGGCCACGTCATCGGCAGCGTGTGGGCGACGCAGAAGGATCCGTCGCTCGAGGGCAAGCGGATGCTGCTCGTGCAGCCGCTCCACTTCGACGGCTCGCTCAAGGGCGGCCCGATTGTCTCGCTCGACACCGTGGACGCGGGCGTCGGCGATACCGTGATCTTCGTGACGAGCGCCGAGGCGGCGATCCCGTTCAAGCCGAAGAACGACCTCACCGCGACGGACGCGACGATCGTCGGTGTCGTAGACGAGGTGAACCGGCCGTCGATGCGTTAG
- a CDS encoding EutN/CcmL family microcompartment protein gives MILGRVIGTVWATRKDEQTVGMTFQIVREVGLDYAPKEAFVVAVDSVGAGVGEIVLVAQGSSGRQTALTQGKPVDAVIMAIVDRLDVDEGEVEEVKRRAAVTSR, from the coding sequence ATGATTTTAGGCAGAGTCATCGGCACCGTCTGGGCCACGCGCAAGGACGAGCAGACCGTCGGGATGACGTTCCAGATCGTCCGCGAAGTCGGGCTCGACTACGCGCCGAAAGAGGCGTTCGTCGTCGCCGTCGATTCGGTCGGCGCGGGCGTCGGCGAGATCGTGCTCGTGGCGCAGGGGTCGAGCGGGCGGCAGACGGCGCTCACGCAGGGCAAGCCCGTCGACGCCGTCATCATGGCGATCGTGGACCGGCTCGACGTGGACGAGGGCGAGGTCGAAGAGGTGAAGCGCCGCGCCGCGGTCACGAGCCGATGA
- a CDS encoding PaaI family thioesterase, which yields MALPDLPFSATGGLGDLLGIVFEEIEPERVVATMPVTPDHHQPLGYLHGGASVVLAESVASIGAAVGVLPEKVSFGLEINANHVRPVQSGTLRAVGERLHAGRTTQVWQIRITDDDDRLVCVSRCTIALVDAGER from the coding sequence ATGGCCCTCCCCGACCTCCCGTTCTCCGCCACCGGCGGTCTCGGTGACCTCCTCGGCATCGTCTTCGAAGAGATCGAGCCCGAGCGCGTGGTCGCAACGATGCCGGTGACGCCGGACCATCACCAGCCGCTCGGCTACCTCCACGGCGGCGCGAGCGTCGTCCTTGCCGAGAGCGTGGCGAGCATCGGGGCGGCCGTCGGCGTGCTCCCCGAGAAGGTGTCGTTCGGGCTGGAGATCAACGCGAACCACGTTCGCCCCGTGCAATCGGGCACGCTCCGCGCCGTCGGTGAGCGGCTCCACGCGGGCCGCACCACGCAGGTCTGGCAGATCCGCATCACCGACGACGACGACCGGCTCGTCTGCGTCAGCCGCTGCACGATCGCGCTCGTCGACGCTGGCGAACGGTAG
- a CDS encoding ATP-binding protein: MKLYQKLLLGFALVALLVGCVGYVAQTMNRRVESGVTHLSESAVPEISHAIEMTLALRESLASARDLVAERSEVTAEALQQTLTEFEGHLAEGRSATAKGRARAERWERPGDLAAADERLASLAALGMAFSDYQRQVEHLVELTESRAGRLAASLLADSIEATFQYELLPPLAQYRSSAGLSFATETEAVRVQLTQADRMLFVAVLLAIGMTLVLGILIANSISGPILSLTEATRFVGRGHLDYRLDVRSQDEVGDLADAFNLMTEELGRTTVSKHYLDTIIHSMADPLLVVSAEGVIEMANEAAGAAVGGSAAALEGQPLGSLLGGGAAEADTLLGEVVRAGYSGNRETRLCGSDGPGLPVSLSAAAMRGDEGDVLGVVCVAKDLTPQKRVEAELIRAKEQAEEASRLKSNFLANMSHEIRTPLNGIIGSTQMLTGELDGEHLEMVEIIQRAGIRLLGTINSVLDMARIEAGEMHVVAEPVRVADEAEHTLDVLRTLADGKGLTLTLEHRTPDVWAAADPGCLHRILNNLVGNAIKFTRTGGVTVEVDAEGGLAVLRVRDTGIGVDEGFLPYLFENFKQESTGFDRSHEGTGLGLAITKQLVDLMGGAIEVESAKGAGSTFTVRLPRVEAPPPTRFAGRERTMETEA; encoded by the coding sequence ATGAAACTCTACCAGAAGCTCCTGCTCGGTTTCGCCCTCGTCGCGCTGCTGGTGGGGTGCGTCGGGTACGTGGCGCAGACGATGAACCGGCGCGTGGAGTCCGGCGTGACGCACCTCAGCGAGAGCGCGGTGCCGGAGATCAGCCACGCCATCGAGATGACGCTCGCCCTGCGGGAGAGCCTCGCTTCGGCACGGGATCTCGTCGCAGAGCGGAGCGAGGTGACGGCCGAGGCCCTCCAGCAAACCCTGACGGAGTTCGAGGGCCACCTCGCGGAGGGCCGATCGGCGACGGCGAAGGGCCGCGCCCGCGCCGAACGCTGGGAGCGCCCGGGCGACCTCGCCGCCGCCGACGAGCGGCTGGCATCGCTCGCTGCGCTCGGCATGGCGTTCAGCGACTACCAGCGGCAAGTGGAGCACCTCGTCGAGCTGACGGAGTCGCGCGCCGGCCGCCTCGCCGCCTCGCTCCTCGCCGACTCCATCGAGGCCACGTTTCAGTACGAACTCCTGCCGCCGCTCGCCCAGTACCGCAGCAGCGCGGGCCTCAGCTTCGCGACGGAGACGGAGGCTGTCCGCGTCCAGCTCACGCAGGCAGACCGGATGCTGTTCGTCGCCGTCCTCCTCGCCATCGGGATGACGCTCGTGCTCGGCATCCTCATCGCCAACTCCATCTCCGGCCCGATCCTCTCGCTGACCGAGGCCACGCGCTTCGTCGGGCGCGGCCACCTCGACTACCGGCTCGACGTCCGCTCGCAGGACGAGGTGGGCGACCTCGCCGACGCCTTCAACTTGATGACGGAGGAACTCGGCCGCACGACCGTCTCGAAGCACTACCTCGACACGATCATCCACTCGATGGCCGACCCCCTCCTCGTCGTGAGCGCGGAGGGCGTGATCGAGATGGCGAACGAGGCTGCCGGCGCGGCGGTCGGGGGCTCGGCGGCGGCGCTCGAGGGGCAGCCGCTCGGCTCGCTCCTCGGCGGCGGCGCGGCCGAGGCCGACACGCTCCTCGGCGAAGTGGTGCGGGCGGGCTACTCGGGAAACCGGGAGACTCGGCTGTGCGGGAGCGATGGACCGGGGCTGCCCGTCTCGCTTTCGGCCGCCGCCATGCGCGGAGACGAGGGCGACGTGCTCGGCGTCGTCTGCGTGGCGAAAGACCTCACGCCGCAGAAGCGCGTCGAGGCTGAGCTGATCCGGGCGAAGGAGCAGGCCGAGGAGGCGAGCCGGCTAAAGTCGAACTTCCTCGCGAACATGAGCCACGAGATCCGCACCCCGCTCAACGGCATCATCGGCTCGACGCAGATGCTCACGGGCGAACTCGACGGCGAGCACCTCGAGATGGTCGAGATCATCCAGCGGGCCGGCATCCGCCTGCTCGGCACGATCAACTCCGTCCTCGACATGGCGCGGATCGAGGCGGGCGAGATGCACGTCGTCGCCGAGCCCGTTCGCGTGGCCGACGAGGCCGAGCACACCCTCGACGTGCTCCGCACGCTCGCCGACGGGAAAGGGCTCACGCTCACGCTCGAACATCGAACGCCGGACGTGTGGGCGGCGGCGGACCCCGGCTGCCTCCATCGCATCCTCAACAACCTCGTCGGCAACGCCATCAAGTTCACCCGCACGGGCGGCGTGACGGTCGAGGTCGACGCCGAGGGCGGGCTGGCCGTGCTGCGCGTCCGCGACACCGGCATCGGCGTGGATGAGGGCTTCCTGCCCTACCTCTTCGAGAACTTCAAGCAGGAGTCCACCGGGTTCGACCGCTCGCACGAGGGGACGGGTCTCGGCCTCGCGATCACGAAGCAGCTCGTGGACCTGATGGGCGGGGCGATCGAAGTCGAGAGCGCGAAGGGCGCCGGCTCGACGTTCACCGTGCGGCTGCCGCGGGTGGAAGCCCCACCGCCGACGCGCTTCGCCGGCCGCGAGCGGACGATGGAGACGGAGGCGTAG
- a CDS encoding aminotransferase class I/II-fold pyridoxal phosphate-dependent enzyme gives MLPKEIAARTSRPSTTTVTDSDIDPGPLGLREVIVRSRRMSLRERTRFFTTWVQGMRRREDSLHLRPIASPTDRVTLVGDHTTEGDREMLMFGANSYLGLMTHPYVKQRMKEAIDTYGVGLSGSPLLNGRSRLHMALEERIAAMKGKEEAVIFQSGYGANVGLLSTLTGRADHILCDRLSHASFMDGTKMSAARTLTFGHNDMAELAALLEGLDDDPGDTFVGVEGVYSMDGDLAPLDEVAALCRRHDAFLIVDDAHGTGVTGPGGRGSASHFGVTSEVDLILATFSKAFGVTGAAVATSREIAEYLRYNARSYVFSTSIPPASVAAVMASLDLMEQEPGIHERLRHLMAYTARGLRTLGFDLPEPESAIIAIMAPEGLDVRSSIRDLHRRGIFLNTIEYPAVPVNQQRFRISLMATHTEEDVDRMLDTFADVWDAYAPPEHRLSRSGPANVTHFGDGLAGPPPSL, from the coding sequence ATGCTTCCTAAGGAAATCGCGGCCCGGACCAGCCGCCCTTCCACAACGACCGTCACGGATTCGGACATCGACCCCGGCCCACTCGGCCTTCGCGAAGTGATCGTGCGCTCGCGCCGGATGAGCCTCCGCGAACGCACTCGCTTTTTCACGACGTGGGTGCAGGGCATGCGGCGGCGCGAGGACAGCCTCCACCTCCGCCCCATCGCCTCCCCGACCGACCGCGTCACCCTCGTCGGTGATCACACGACGGAGGGCGACCGCGAGATGCTGATGTTCGGGGCGAACTCGTACCTCGGGCTGATGACGCACCCGTACGTCAAGCAGCGGATGAAGGAGGCCATCGACACCTACGGCGTCGGCCTCAGCGGGTCGCCCCTGCTGAACGGGCGGAGCCGGCTCCACATGGCGCTCGAAGAGCGGATCGCCGCGATGAAGGGGAAGGAGGAGGCGGTCATCTTCCAGAGCGGCTACGGCGCGAACGTCGGCCTGCTCTCGACGCTCACCGGCCGCGCCGACCACATTCTCTGCGACCGGCTCAGCCACGCCTCGTTCATGGACGGGACGAAGATGAGCGCGGCGCGGACCCTCACCTTCGGCCACAACGACATGGCCGAGCTTGCCGCCCTCCTCGAAGGGCTCGACGACGACCCCGGCGACACGTTCGTCGGCGTCGAGGGCGTTTACTCGATGGACGGCGACCTCGCCCCGCTCGACGAAGTGGCCGCGCTCTGCCGCCGCCACGACGCCTTCCTCATCGTCGACGACGCGCACGGCACGGGTGTAACCGGCCCCGGCGGCCGGGGCTCGGCCTCGCACTTCGGCGTGACGAGTGAGGTAGACCTCATCCTCGCCACGTTCTCGAAGGCGTTCGGCGTCACCGGCGCCGCCGTCGCCACCTCGCGCGAGATCGCGGAGTACCTCCGCTACAACGCCCGGAGCTACGTCTTCTCGACCTCGATCCCCCCGGCGTCCGTCGCCGCCGTGATGGCGAGCCTCGACCTCATGGAACAGGAGCCGGGCATCCACGAGCGGCTCCGCCACCTCATGGCGTACACGGCGCGCGGCCTCCGCACCCTCGGCTTCGACCTGCCCGAGCCGGAGTCCGCCATCATCGCGATCATGGCGCCGGAAGGACTGGACGTCCGCTCCTCGATCCGTGACCTCCACCGGCGCGGCATCTTCCTCAACACCATCGAATACCCCGCCGTGCCGGTCAACCAGCAGCGGTTCCGCATCAGCCTGATGGCGACGCACACGGAGGAGGACGTGGACCGGATGCTCGACACGTTCGCCGACGTGTGGGACGCCTATGCACCCCCGGAGCACCGCCTCAGCCGCTCCGGCCCGGCCAACGTGACACACTTCGGTGACGGCCTCGCCGGCCCTCCGCCGTCGCTGTAA
- a CDS encoding phosphopentomutase codes for MFVTIVLDGVGTGAQPDAEAYGDAGSHTLGHVCAAERPALPNLARLGLGCIAPLDGVPATNAPTASFGRMTEISAGKDSTTGHWELAGLHVATPFPTYPDGFPPEVVERFLDATGGGGILANEPASGTAVIEAFGPEHERTGHPIVYTSGDSVFQIAVHTDVIPLERLYELCRIAREEVCVGEHAVGRVIARPFTGTAGAYERIAAKRKDYSLKPSGTTLQEALQAAGVRTVAVGKIGDLFGNVGFDEILKTTSNEEGVARTLDAMRSGDDRTFIWTNLVDFDQLYGHRNDAPGFARALEAFDRALPEILAALPDGGRLLLTADHGNDPCFPGTDHTREHVPILLVGGEPRDLGTCTTFADHAATVAAHFGVAFESGGRSFR; via the coding sequence ATGTTCGTCACGATCGTGCTCGATGGCGTCGGCACCGGTGCGCAGCCCGACGCCGAGGCCTACGGCGATGCCGGCAGCCACACGCTCGGCCACGTCTGTGCCGCCGAGCGCCCCGCGCTCCCCAACCTCGCCCGGCTCGGGCTCGGCTGCATCGCCCCGCTCGACGGCGTGCCCGCGACGAACGCGCCCACTGCGTCGTTCGGACGGATGACTGAAATCTCCGCTGGCAAGGATTCCACGACGGGGCACTGGGAGCTGGCCGGCCTCCACGTCGCCACGCCGTTCCCGACGTACCCCGACGGCTTCCCGCCCGAGGTCGTCGAGCGGTTCCTCGACGCGACGGGCGGTGGCGGGATTCTCGCGAACGAGCCGGCCTCAGGCACGGCCGTGATCGAGGCGTTCGGGCCGGAGCACGAGCGGACGGGTCACCCCATCGTTTACACCTCCGGCGACAGCGTTTTCCAGATCGCGGTCCACACCGACGTGATCCCGCTCGAACGGCTCTACGAACTGTGCCGGATCGCACGGGAAGAGGTCTGCGTCGGCGAGCACGCCGTGGGACGGGTGATCGCGCGGCCTTTCACCGGCACGGCGGGGGCGTACGAGCGCATCGCAGCGAAACGGAAGGACTACTCGCTGAAGCCGTCCGGGACGACGCTGCAAGAGGCGTTGCAGGCGGCGGGCGTCCGCACCGTCGCCGTCGGCAAGATCGGCGACCTGTTCGGGAACGTCGGCTTCGACGAGATCCTCAAGACGACGAGCAACGAAGAGGGCGTCGCGCGGACGCTCGACGCGATGCGCAGCGGCGATGACCGGACGTTCATCTGGACCAACCTCGTCGACTTCGACCAGCTCTACGGGCACCGCAACGACGCGCCTGGCTTCGCCCGCGCACTCGAAGCCTTCGACCGCGCGCTGCCCGAGATTCTCGCCGCGCTGCCCGACGGCGGCCGGCTCCTCCTCACCGCCGACCACGGCAACGACCCGTGCTTCCCCGGCACGGACCACACGCGCGAGCACGTCCCCATCCTCCTCGTCGGCGGCGAGCCGCGTGATCTCGGCACCTGCACCACCTTCGCCGATCACGCGGCGACGGTCGCGGCACACTTCGGCGTGGCGTTCGAGAGCGGCGGCCGTTCGTTCCGTTGA